The following are encoded in a window of Strix aluco isolate bStrAlu1 chromosome 15, bStrAlu1.hap1, whole genome shotgun sequence genomic DNA:
- the RHBDL1 gene encoding rhomboid-related protein 1 isoform X2: MGHPHGTGHPHGTRHPLGAGYRVGVGCSLPRGGGGWCHGATRDTTRLEARVRGTRRSPQLIKESQPWRPSGALCCPPQLDPENTGFIGVETFASLVHSHELPLDPAKLDMLVALAQGNDEGQISSKRSSSFKRAIANGQRALPRDVLLDETGLGFYKRFVRYVAYEILPCEMDRRWYFYQHRTCPPPVFMAAVTLTQIIVFLCYGARLNKWVLQTYHPEYMKSPLVYHPGHRARAWRFLTYMFMHVGLEQLGFNALLQLMIGVPLEMVHGILRISFLYLAGVLAGSLTVSITDMRAPLVGGSGGVYALCSAHLANVVMNWAGMRCPYKLLRMVLALVCMSSEVGRAVWLRFSPPLPASGPQPSFMAHLAGAIVGISMGLTILRSYEESLQDQCGWWVLLLSYGTFLLFAVFWNIFAYDLLGAQIPPPP, translated from the exons ATGGGGCACCCCCACGGCACAGGGCACCCACATGGCACCAGGCACCCACTCGGTGCGGGGTACAGGGTGGGTGTGGGTTGTAGCCTCCCTCGCGGAGGCGGGGGCTGGTGTCATGGAGCCACACGTGATACCACCAGGCTTGAGGCCAGGGTGAGGGGCACCAGACGTTCTCCCCAGCTGATTAAGGAGTCGCAGCCCTGGCGTCCCAGTGGTGCCCTGTGCTGTCCCCCACAGCTGGACCCCGAAAACACCGGCTTCATCGGGGTGGAGACGTTTGCCAGCCTCGTGCACAGCCATGAGCTGCCCCTGGACCCCGCCAAGCTGGACATGCTGGTGGCCCTGGCACAGGGCAACGACGAGGGGCAG ATCAGCAGCAAGCGCTCGAGCAGCTTCAAACGCGCCATCGCCAACGGGCAGCGAGCCCTGCCCCGCGACGTGCTGCTCGACGAGACCGGCCTGGGCTTCTACAAGCGCTTCGTCCGCTACGTGGCCTATGAGATCCTGCCCTGCGAGATGGACCGGCGCTGGTACTTCTACCAGCACCGCACGTGTCCCCCCCCCGTCTTCATGGCAGCCGTCACCCTCACCCAG ATCATCGTGTTCCTCTGCTATGGGGCCCGGCTGAACAAGTGGGTGCTGCAGACCTACCACCCCGAGTACATGAAGAGCCCCCTCGTCTACCACCCCGGGCACCGGGCGCGCGCCTGGCGCTTCCTCACCTACATGTTCATGCACGTGGG gctggagcagctgGGGTTCAACGCTCTCCTGCAGCTGATGATCGGGGTGCCCCTGGAGATGGTGCACGGCATCCTGCGCATCAGTTTCCTCTACCTGGCCGGCGTCCTGGCAG GCTCCCTCACCGTCTCCATCACGGACATGCGGGCCCCCCTGGTCGGGGGATCGGGGGGTGTCTATGCTCTCTGCTCGGCCCACCTCGCCAACGTCGTCATG AACTGGGCCGGGATGCGCTGCCCCTACAAGCTGCTGCGGATGGTGCTGGCGCTGGTGTGCA TGAGCTCGGAGGTGGGTCGTGCCGTCTGGCTCCGCTTctccccgccgctgccggccTCGGGCCCCCAGCCCAGCTTCATGGCCCACTTGGCAGGGGCCATCGTGGGCATCAGCATGGGGCTGACCATCCTGCGCAGCTACGAGGAGAGCCTGCAGGACCAGTGCGGCTGGTGGGTCCTGCTCCTCTCCTACGGCACCTTCCTCCTCTTCGCCGTCTTCTGGAACATCTTTGCCTACGACCTGCTGGGGGCACAGATCCCCCCCCCGCCATAA
- the RHBDL1 gene encoding rhomboid-related protein 1 isoform X3, giving the protein MDRSSLLQLIQEQLDPENTGFIGVETFASLVHSHELPLDPAKLDMLVALAQGNDEGQVCYQELVDLISSKRSSSFKRAIANGQRALPRDVLLDETGLGFYKRFVRYVAYEILPCEMDRRWYFYQHRTCPPPVFMAAVTLTQIIVFLCYGARLNKWVLQTYHPEYMKSPLVYHPGHRARAWRFLTYMFMHVGLEQLGFNALLQLMIGVPLEMVHGILRISFLYLAGVLAGSLTVSITDMRAPLVGGSGGVYALCSAHLANVVMNWAGMRCPYKLLRMVLALVCMSSEVGRAVWLRFSPPLPASGPQPSFMAHLAGAIVGISMGLTILRSYEESLQDQCGWWVLLLSYGTFLLFAVFWNIFAYDLLGAQIPPPP; this is encoded by the exons ATGGACAggagctccctgctccagctcaTCCAGGAGCAG CTGGACCCCGAAAACACCGGCTTCATCGGGGTGGAGACGTTTGCCAGCCTCGTGCACAGCCATGAGCTGCCCCTGGACCCCGCCAAGCTGGACATGCTGGTGGCCCTGGCACAGGGCAACGACGAGGGGCAGGTCTGCTATCAGGAGCTGGTAGACCTG ATCAGCAGCAAGCGCTCGAGCAGCTTCAAACGCGCCATCGCCAACGGGCAGCGAGCCCTGCCCCGCGACGTGCTGCTCGACGAGACCGGCCTGGGCTTCTACAAGCGCTTCGTCCGCTACGTGGCCTATGAGATCCTGCCCTGCGAGATGGACCGGCGCTGGTACTTCTACCAGCACCGCACGTGTCCCCCCCCCGTCTTCATGGCAGCCGTCACCCTCACCCAG ATCATCGTGTTCCTCTGCTATGGGGCCCGGCTGAACAAGTGGGTGCTGCAGACCTACCACCCCGAGTACATGAAGAGCCCCCTCGTCTACCACCCCGGGCACCGGGCGCGCGCCTGGCGCTTCCTCACCTACATGTTCATGCACGTGGG gctggagcagctgGGGTTCAACGCTCTCCTGCAGCTGATGATCGGGGTGCCCCTGGAGATGGTGCACGGCATCCTGCGCATCAGTTTCCTCTACCTGGCCGGCGTCCTGGCAG GCTCCCTCACCGTCTCCATCACGGACATGCGGGCCCCCCTGGTCGGGGGATCGGGGGGTGTCTATGCTCTCTGCTCGGCCCACCTCGCCAACGTCGTCATG AACTGGGCCGGGATGCGCTGCCCCTACAAGCTGCTGCGGATGGTGCTGGCGCTGGTGTGCA TGAGCTCGGAGGTGGGTCGTGCCGTCTGGCTCCGCTTctccccgccgctgccggccTCGGGCCCCCAGCCCAGCTTCATGGCCCACTTGGCAGGGGCCATCGTGGGCATCAGCATGGGGCTGACCATCCTGCGCAGCTACGAGGAGAGCCTGCAGGACCAGTGCGGCTGGTGGGTCCTGCTCCTCTCCTACGGCACCTTCCTCCTCTTCGCCGTCTTCTGGAACATCTTTGCCTACGACCTGCTGGGGGCACAGATCCCCCCCCCGCCATAA
- the RHBDL1 gene encoding rhomboid-related protein 1 isoform X1, giving the protein MGHPHGTGHPHGTRHPLGAGYRVGVGCSLPRGGGGWCHGATRDTTRLEARVRGTRRSPQLIKESQPWRPSGALCCPPQLDPENTGFIGVETFASLVHSHELPLDPAKLDMLVALAQGNDEGQVCYQELVDLISSKRSSSFKRAIANGQRALPRDVLLDETGLGFYKRFVRYVAYEILPCEMDRRWYFYQHRTCPPPVFMAAVTLTQIIVFLCYGARLNKWVLQTYHPEYMKSPLVYHPGHRARAWRFLTYMFMHVGLEQLGFNALLQLMIGVPLEMVHGILRISFLYLAGVLAGSLTVSITDMRAPLVGGSGGVYALCSAHLANVVMNWAGMRCPYKLLRMVLALVCMSSEVGRAVWLRFSPPLPASGPQPSFMAHLAGAIVGISMGLTILRSYEESLQDQCGWWVLLLSYGTFLLFAVFWNIFAYDLLGAQIPPPP; this is encoded by the exons ATGGGGCACCCCCACGGCACAGGGCACCCACATGGCACCAGGCACCCACTCGGTGCGGGGTACAGGGTGGGTGTGGGTTGTAGCCTCCCTCGCGGAGGCGGGGGCTGGTGTCATGGAGCCACACGTGATACCACCAGGCTTGAGGCCAGGGTGAGGGGCACCAGACGTTCTCCCCAGCTGATTAAGGAGTCGCAGCCCTGGCGTCCCAGTGGTGCCCTGTGCTGTCCCCCACAGCTGGACCCCGAAAACACCGGCTTCATCGGGGTGGAGACGTTTGCCAGCCTCGTGCACAGCCATGAGCTGCCCCTGGACCCCGCCAAGCTGGACATGCTGGTGGCCCTGGCACAGGGCAACGACGAGGGGCAGGTCTGCTATCAGGAGCTGGTAGACCTG ATCAGCAGCAAGCGCTCGAGCAGCTTCAAACGCGCCATCGCCAACGGGCAGCGAGCCCTGCCCCGCGACGTGCTGCTCGACGAGACCGGCCTGGGCTTCTACAAGCGCTTCGTCCGCTACGTGGCCTATGAGATCCTGCCCTGCGAGATGGACCGGCGCTGGTACTTCTACCAGCACCGCACGTGTCCCCCCCCCGTCTTCATGGCAGCCGTCACCCTCACCCAG ATCATCGTGTTCCTCTGCTATGGGGCCCGGCTGAACAAGTGGGTGCTGCAGACCTACCACCCCGAGTACATGAAGAGCCCCCTCGTCTACCACCCCGGGCACCGGGCGCGCGCCTGGCGCTTCCTCACCTACATGTTCATGCACGTGGG gctggagcagctgGGGTTCAACGCTCTCCTGCAGCTGATGATCGGGGTGCCCCTGGAGATGGTGCACGGCATCCTGCGCATCAGTTTCCTCTACCTGGCCGGCGTCCTGGCAG GCTCCCTCACCGTCTCCATCACGGACATGCGGGCCCCCCTGGTCGGGGGATCGGGGGGTGTCTATGCTCTCTGCTCGGCCCACCTCGCCAACGTCGTCATG AACTGGGCCGGGATGCGCTGCCCCTACAAGCTGCTGCGGATGGTGCTGGCGCTGGTGTGCA TGAGCTCGGAGGTGGGTCGTGCCGTCTGGCTCCGCTTctccccgccgctgccggccTCGGGCCCCCAGCCCAGCTTCATGGCCCACTTGGCAGGGGCCATCGTGGGCATCAGCATGGGGCTGACCATCCTGCGCAGCTACGAGGAGAGCCTGCAGGACCAGTGCGGCTGGTGGGTCCTGCTCCTCTCCTACGGCACCTTCCTCCTCTTCGCCGTCTTCTGGAACATCTTTGCCTACGACCTGCTGGGGGCACAGATCCCCCCCCCGCCATAA